From Mus musculus strain C57BL/6J chromosome 8, GRCm38.p6 C57BL/6J, a single genomic window includes:
- the Stox2 gene encoding storkhead-box protein 2 isoform X6: MHASTLQRKSAKDCKDPYCPPPLCQVPPTEKSKSTINFSYKTETLSKPKDGEKQSKKFGLKLFRLSFKKDKTKQLANFSAQFPPEEWPLRDEDTPTTIPREVEMEIIRRINPDLTVENVMRHTALMKKLEEEKAHRSKAGSSAHHSGRSKKSRTHRKSHGKSRSHSKTRVSKGDPSDGSHLDIPGEREYEFCDPLTRAPREGCFIIEHKGDNFIMHSNTNVIESHFPMTPEWDVSGELAKRRTEMPFPEPSRGSSHSKVHRSHSHTQDRRSRNERSNKAKERSRSMDNSKGPLGASSLGTPEDLAEGCSQDDQTPSQSYIDDSTLRPAQTIGHQRAHIPSASYKEVCIPEIVGGSKEPSSACSLLEPGKTPESMPSYGELSPCPAKTAVDDYFQCNTSSETVLTAPSPLGKNKEDHDTLTLVEGVKKLSPSERQTPHSSREPVGHKEESPKGPGGGPAASGGVAEGLANGRLVQHHSAEPSSLDKRKEIFSKDTLFKPLHSTLSVNSYHKSSLSLLKSHPKSPVDTLPGRCEKLEPSLGTSAAQAMPPSQRQQEPGGNQEASFDYYNVSDDDDSEEGANKNAEEEKNRDDVGTMQWLLEREKERDLQRKFEKNLTLLTPKETDSSSNQRATHSARLDSMDSSSITVDSGFNSPRN, translated from the exons ATGCATGCCTCCACCCTGCAGAGGAAGTCCGCCAAGGACTGCAAAGACCCTTACTGCCCTCCTCCGCTCTGCCAGGTGCCGCCCACTGAAAAAAGCAAAAGCACTATAAATTTCTCCTATAAGACGGAAACTCTCTCGAAACCTAAAGATGGTGAAAAGCAGTCCAAAAAATTCGGTCTCAAGTTATTCCGGCTGAGTTTTAAGAAAGACAAGACCAAACAGCTGGCCAATTTCTCTGCCCAGTTTCCTCCCGAGGAGTGGCCTCTGCGAGACGAGGACACGCCCACGACCATCCCTCGGGAAGTGGAGATGGAGATCATCCGGCGGATCAACCCAGACTTGACGGTGGAAAATGTCATGAGGCACACTGCCCTGATGAAGAAACTTGAAGAAGAAAAAGCTCACCGGAGCAAAGCCGGGTCCTCCGCccaccacagtggaaggagtAAAAAGAGCCGGACTCACCGCAAGTCCCACGGGAAGTCTCGGTCACACAGCAAGACGCGAGTGTCCAAAGGAGATCCTTCGGATGGCTCGCATCTGGATATCCCCGGTGAGAGGGAGTATGAATTTTGCGACCCTCTAACCAGGGCCCCCAGAGAGGGCTGCTTCATCATTGAACACAAAGGGGACAACTTCATCATGCATAGCAACACGAACGTGATCGAGTCCCATTTCCCCATGACGCCAGAATGGGATGTGTCTGGCGAACTGGCCAAAAGGAGAACGGAGATGCCCTTTCCCGAACCCTCCAGGGGAAGCTCCCACTCCAAAGTGCACCGAAGCCACAGCCATACCCAGGACCGGAGATCCAGGAATGAGAGGTCCAACAAGGCCAAGGAGAGATCCAGGTCTATGGATAACTCCAAAGGTCCCCTGGGCGCTTCTTCACTCGGGACTCCGGAAGACCTGGCTGAAGGCTGCAGCCAAGATGACCAAACACCGAGCCAATCATACATTGATGACAGTACTTTAAGGCCTGCGCAAACGATTGGTCATCAAAGGGCTCATATTCCTTCTGCCAGCTACAAAGAGGTATGCATTCCAGAAATAGTTGGTGGCAGCAAGGAACCTTCTAGTGCTTGTAGCCTTCTGGAGCCAGGCAAAACCCCTGAGAGTATGCCGTCCTATGGGGAACTCAGCCCTTGCCCGGCTAAAACAGCTGTGGATGACTATTTTCAGTGCAACACCTCGAGTGAGACCGTACTCACAGCACCGTCCCCTTTAGGGAAGAATAAGGAGGACCATGACACTTTGACCTTGGTGGAGGGGGTAAAAAAGCTGTCTCCATCTGAGAGGCAGACCCCCCATTCTTCCAGGGAACCTGTTGGGCACAAGGAGGAGTCACCGAAAGGGCCAGGAGGGGGCCCTGCAGCCTCTGGTGGTGTGGCAGAGGGGTTAGCCAATGGCCGCCTTGTCCAACATCATAGCGCAGAACCCAGCAGCCtggacaaaaggaaagaaatattcaGCAAAGACACACTGTTCAAACCTCTACACAGCACCCTGTCTGTAAACAGCTATCACAAATCTAGCTTGTCCCTCCTCAAGTCTCACCCAAAGTCACCCGTTGACACACTGCCAGGCCGTTGTGAGAAACTGGAACCTTCCCTTGGGACATCCGCGGCCCAAGCCATGCCTCCATCCCAACGTCAGCAGGAGCCTGGAGGGAACCAGGAGGCTTCTTTTGACTATTACAACGTCTCTGATGACGACGACTCCGAGGAGGGGGCCAACAAAAACGCGGAGGAGGAGAAAAACAGAGATGATGTGGGCACCATGCAGTGGCTcctggagagggagaaggaaagagacttGCAGAGGAAGTTTGAGAAAAACCTCACCCTCCTCACCCCAAAAGAAACTGATAGCAGCAGCAACCAGAGAGCCACCCACTCAGCCCGGCTGGACAGCATGGATAGCAGCAGCATCACGGTGGACAGTGGATTCAACTCCCCACG GAATTGA
- the Stox2 gene encoding storkhead-box protein 2 isoform X4 produces the protein MSPISQSQFIPLGEILCLAISAMNSARKPVTQEALMEHLTTCFPGVPTPSQEILRHTLNTLVRERKIYPTPDGYFIVTPQTYFITPSLIRTNSKWYHLDERVPDRSQCTSPQPGTITPSASGCVRERTLPRKHCDSCHCCREDVHSMHASTLQRKSAKDCKDPYCPPPLCQVPPTEKSKSTINFSYKTETLSKPKDGEKQSKKFGLKLFRLSFKKDKTKQLANFSAQFPPEEWPLRDEDTPTTIPREVEMEIIRRINPDLTVENVMRHTALMKKLEEEKAHRSKAGSSAHHSGRSKKSRTHRKSHGKSRSHSKTRVSKGDPSDGSHLDIPGEREYEFCDPLTRAPREGCFIIEHKGDNFIMHSNTNVIESHFPMTPEWDVSGELAKRRTEMPFPEPSRGSSHSKVHRSHSHTQDRRSRNERSNKAKERSRSMDNSKGPLGASSLGTPEDLAEGCSQDDQTPSQSYIDDSTLRPAQTIGHQRAHIPSASYKEVCIPEIVGGSKEPSSACSLLEPGKTPESMPSYGELSPCPAKTAVDDYFQCNTSSETVLTAPSPLGKNKEDHDTLTLVEGVKKLSPSERQTPHSSREPVGHKEESPKGPGGGPAASGGVAEGLANGRLVQHHSAEPSSLDKRKEIFSKDTLFKPLHSTLSVNSYHKSSLSLLKSHPKSPVDTLPGRCEKLEPSLGTSAAQAMPPSQRQQEPGGNQEASFDYYNVSDDDDSEEGANKNAEEEKNRDDVGTMQWLLEREKERDLQRKFEKNLTLLTPKETDSSSNQRATHSARLDSMDSSSITVDSGFNSPRN, from the exons AACCCCAAGCCAAGAAATTCTACGGCATACCCTAAACACACTGGTACGGGAGAGGAAAATCTATCCGACTCCGGATGGCTATTTCATTGTGACCCCACAGACTTATTTCATTACTCCCTCCCTCATAAGAACTAACAGTAAGTGGTACCACTTGGACGAGAGGGTACCTGACAGGTCTCAGTGCACCTCGCCACAACCAGGAACCATAACGCCCTCTGCCTCAGGCTGCGTCAGGGAAAGGACATTACCCAGAAAGCACTGCGACTCTTGCCACTGCTGCCGAGAAGACGTGCACAGCATGCATGCCTCCACCCTGCAGAGGAAGTCCGCCAAGGACTGCAAAGACCCTTACTGCCCTCCTCCGCTCTGCCAGGTGCCGCCCACTGAAAAAAGCAAAAGCACTATAAATTTCTCCTATAAGACGGAAACTCTCTCGAAACCTAAAGATGGTGAAAAGCAGTCCAAAAAATTCGGTCTCAAGTTATTCCGGCTGAGTTTTAAGAAAGACAAGACCAAACAGCTGGCCAATTTCTCTGCCCAGTTTCCTCCCGAGGAGTGGCCTCTGCGAGACGAGGACACGCCCACGACCATCCCTCGGGAAGTGGAGATGGAGATCATCCGGCGGATCAACCCAGACTTGACGGTGGAAAATGTCATGAGGCACACTGCCCTGATGAAGAAACTTGAAGAAGAAAAAGCTCACCGGAGCAAAGCCGGGTCCTCCGCccaccacagtggaaggagtAAAAAGAGCCGGACTCACCGCAAGTCCCACGGGAAGTCTCGGTCACACAGCAAGACGCGAGTGTCCAAAGGAGATCCTTCGGATGGCTCGCATCTGGATATCCCCGGTGAGAGGGAGTATGAATTTTGCGACCCTCTAACCAGGGCCCCCAGAGAGGGCTGCTTCATCATTGAACACAAAGGGGACAACTTCATCATGCATAGCAACACGAACGTGATCGAGTCCCATTTCCCCATGACGCCAGAATGGGATGTGTCTGGCGAACTGGCCAAAAGGAGAACGGAGATGCCCTTTCCCGAACCCTCCAGGGGAAGCTCCCACTCCAAAGTGCACCGAAGCCACAGCCATACCCAGGACCGGAGATCCAGGAATGAGAGGTCCAACAAGGCCAAGGAGAGATCCAGGTCTATGGATAACTCCAAAGGTCCCCTGGGCGCTTCTTCACTCGGGACTCCGGAAGACCTGGCTGAAGGCTGCAGCCAAGATGACCAAACACCGAGCCAATCATACATTGATGACAGTACTTTAAGGCCTGCGCAAACGATTGGTCATCAAAGGGCTCATATTCCTTCTGCCAGCTACAAAGAGGTATGCATTCCAGAAATAGTTGGTGGCAGCAAGGAACCTTCTAGTGCTTGTAGCCTTCTGGAGCCAGGCAAAACCCCTGAGAGTATGCCGTCCTATGGGGAACTCAGCCCTTGCCCGGCTAAAACAGCTGTGGATGACTATTTTCAGTGCAACACCTCGAGTGAGACCGTACTCACAGCACCGTCCCCTTTAGGGAAGAATAAGGAGGACCATGACACTTTGACCTTGGTGGAGGGGGTAAAAAAGCTGTCTCCATCTGAGAGGCAGACCCCCCATTCTTCCAGGGAACCTGTTGGGCACAAGGAGGAGTCACCGAAAGGGCCAGGAGGGGGCCCTGCAGCCTCTGGTGGTGTGGCAGAGGGGTTAGCCAATGGCCGCCTTGTCCAACATCATAGCGCAGAACCCAGCAGCCtggacaaaaggaaagaaatattcaGCAAAGACACACTGTTCAAACCTCTACACAGCACCCTGTCTGTAAACAGCTATCACAAATCTAGCTTGTCCCTCCTCAAGTCTCACCCAAAGTCACCCGTTGACACACTGCCAGGCCGTTGTGAGAAACTGGAACCTTCCCTTGGGACATCCGCGGCCCAAGCCATGCCTCCATCCCAACGTCAGCAGGAGCCTGGAGGGAACCAGGAGGCTTCTTTTGACTATTACAACGTCTCTGATGACGACGACTCCGAGGAGGGGGCCAACAAAAACGCGGAGGAGGAGAAAAACAGAGATGATGTGGGCACCATGCAGTGGCTcctggagagggagaaggaaagagacttGCAGAGGAAGTTTGAGAAAAACCTCACCCTCCTCACCCCAAAAGAAACTGATAGCAGCAGCAACCAGAGAGCCACCCACTCAGCCCGGCTGGACAGCATGGATAGCAGCAGCATCACGGTGGACAGTGGATTCAACTCCCCACG GAATTGA
- the Stox2 gene encoding storkhead-box protein 2 isoform 4 (isoform 4 is encoded by transcript variant 4), with the protein MHASTLQRKSAKDCKDPYCPPPLCQVPPTEKSKSTINFSYKTETLSKPKDGEKQSKKFGLKLFRLSFKKDKTKQLANFSAQFPPEEWPLRDEDTPTTIPREVEMEIIRRINPDLTVENVMRHTALMKKLEEEKAHRSKAGSSAHHSGRSKKSRTHRKSHGKSRSHSKTRVSKGDPSDGSHLDIPGEREYEFCDPLTRAPREGCFIIEHKGDNFIMHSNTNVIESHFPMTPEWDVSGELAKRRTEMPFPEPSRGSSHSKVHRSHSHTQDRRSRNERSNKAKERSRSMDNSKGPLGASSLGTPEDLAEGCSQDDQTPSQSYIDDSTLRPAQTIGHQRAHIPSASYKEVCIPEIVGGSKEPSSACSLLEPGKTPESMPSYGELSPCPAKTAVDDYFQCNTSSETVLTAPSPLGKNKEDHDTLTLVEGVKKLSPSERQTPHSSREPVGHKEESPKGPGGGPAASGGVAEGLANGRLVQHHSAEPSSLDKRKEIFSKDTLFKPLHSTLSVNSYHKSSLSLLKSHPKSPVDTLPGRCEKLEPSLGTSAAQAMPPSQRQQEPGGNQEASFDYYNVSDDDDSEEGANKNAEEEKNRDDVGTMQWLLEREKERDLQRKFEKNLTLLTPKETDSSSNQRATHSARLDSMDSSSITVDSGFNSPRTRESLASNTSSIVESNRRQNPALSPAHGGAGPTFNFRASTDPPTSEAEKLQKPSNCLQASVTSV; encoded by the coding sequence ATGCATGCCTCCACCCTGCAGAGGAAGTCCGCCAAGGACTGCAAAGACCCTTACTGCCCTCCTCCGCTCTGCCAGGTGCCGCCCACTGAAAAAAGCAAAAGCACTATAAATTTCTCCTATAAGACGGAAACTCTCTCGAAACCTAAAGATGGTGAAAAGCAGTCCAAAAAATTCGGTCTCAAGTTATTCCGGCTGAGTTTTAAGAAAGACAAGACCAAACAGCTGGCCAATTTCTCTGCCCAGTTTCCTCCCGAGGAGTGGCCTCTGCGAGACGAGGACACGCCCACGACCATCCCTCGGGAAGTGGAGATGGAGATCATCCGGCGGATCAACCCAGACTTGACGGTGGAAAATGTCATGAGGCACACTGCCCTGATGAAGAAACTTGAAGAAGAAAAAGCTCACCGGAGCAAAGCCGGGTCCTCCGCccaccacagtggaaggagtAAAAAGAGCCGGACTCACCGCAAGTCCCACGGGAAGTCTCGGTCACACAGCAAGACGCGAGTGTCCAAAGGAGATCCTTCGGATGGCTCGCATCTGGATATCCCCGGTGAGAGGGAGTATGAATTTTGCGACCCTCTAACCAGGGCCCCCAGAGAGGGCTGCTTCATCATTGAACACAAAGGGGACAACTTCATCATGCATAGCAACACGAACGTGATCGAGTCCCATTTCCCCATGACGCCAGAATGGGATGTGTCTGGCGAACTGGCCAAAAGGAGAACGGAGATGCCCTTTCCCGAACCCTCCAGGGGAAGCTCCCACTCCAAAGTGCACCGAAGCCACAGCCATACCCAGGACCGGAGATCCAGGAATGAGAGGTCCAACAAGGCCAAGGAGAGATCCAGGTCTATGGATAACTCCAAAGGTCCCCTGGGCGCTTCTTCACTCGGGACTCCGGAAGACCTGGCTGAAGGCTGCAGCCAAGATGACCAAACACCGAGCCAATCATACATTGATGACAGTACTTTAAGGCCTGCGCAAACGATTGGTCATCAAAGGGCTCATATTCCTTCTGCCAGCTACAAAGAGGTATGCATTCCAGAAATAGTTGGTGGCAGCAAGGAACCTTCTAGTGCTTGTAGCCTTCTGGAGCCAGGCAAAACCCCTGAGAGTATGCCGTCCTATGGGGAACTCAGCCCTTGCCCGGCTAAAACAGCTGTGGATGACTATTTTCAGTGCAACACCTCGAGTGAGACCGTACTCACAGCACCGTCCCCTTTAGGGAAGAATAAGGAGGACCATGACACTTTGACCTTGGTGGAGGGGGTAAAAAAGCTGTCTCCATCTGAGAGGCAGACCCCCCATTCTTCCAGGGAACCTGTTGGGCACAAGGAGGAGTCACCGAAAGGGCCAGGAGGGGGCCCTGCAGCCTCTGGTGGTGTGGCAGAGGGGTTAGCCAATGGCCGCCTTGTCCAACATCATAGCGCAGAACCCAGCAGCCtggacaaaaggaaagaaatattcaGCAAAGACACACTGTTCAAACCTCTACACAGCACCCTGTCTGTAAACAGCTATCACAAATCTAGCTTGTCCCTCCTCAAGTCTCACCCAAAGTCACCCGTTGACACACTGCCAGGCCGTTGTGAGAAACTGGAACCTTCCCTTGGGACATCCGCGGCCCAAGCCATGCCTCCATCCCAACGTCAGCAGGAGCCTGGAGGGAACCAGGAGGCTTCTTTTGACTATTACAACGTCTCTGATGACGACGACTCCGAGGAGGGGGCCAACAAAAACGCGGAGGAGGAGAAAAACAGAGATGATGTGGGCACCATGCAGTGGCTcctggagagggagaaggaaagagacttGCAGAGGAAGTTTGAGAAAAACCTCACCCTCCTCACCCCAAAAGAAACTGATAGCAGCAGCAACCAGAGAGCCACCCACTCAGCCCGGCTGGACAGCATGGATAGCAGCAGCATCACGGTGGACAGTGGATTCAACTCCCCACG